A portion of the Caenorhabditis elegans chromosome III genome contains these proteins:
- the ten-1 gene encoding EGF-like domain-containing protein (Partially confirmed by transcript evidence) codes for MDIPRLFKTATPDLVVRKVFRIKTLRRDDDVTPRPKTTEPPIELTVCSSETKKLNEVTTSSVDTSSTDTCTTSRMEAGGTPSKVPVLAVGTYHRKEAAPILAAAAMLDNSKATTSTAQPSIMSTLTKDKHKEPAPPLPHPSECGQPCVSGQSQMFQHRTTNAQGPPPNRPMPRPPAGMPMMTSSHEHDYTNDYEDPEEMARSRGEGFSNHLLIKTTPPPQPHPNFNSYEMSMSQQRRSQQHQQPMAPPLSDCWGSGVHDSGVLHKNADGAYYIPSGSLRTTSSTLSPASGQRYLDQPHTSGGAPNPTYSDASTTLLKYPLAAGTNQNRRRQQVGTMNNGDPVAGGPMALSKKKKKFDDDSDTCSRWPSKWNILLAAALLVALFVICILLFRAPNYVYTQPAPSSDATSSAAAAASRYQDLGLRALPPAISLGERVDVEFFPKSMATTELTVTKPSRIRFNATVGSGAQLVLLMSAGVHPSLSLHDALFPIRADRIRDSKSPTHIVEEFGSRSRRSLGASSSRHRNIEILSPRSATFEQFVLEGRHYLTFINERSRVEPISFVAEELQRPTTPPKTSSSGTSGAKEHPLASVLVCESNCNQRGECVHGKCHCAPGFTGRTCDEAVCPVVCSGNGVFSGGICVCKSGFKGKECEMRHNWCEVADCNGRGRCDTDGRCRCNPGWTGEACELRACPHASCHDRGVCVNGTCYCMDGWRGNDCSVFADAIVHVPQAQSPPRRGQEPTESSKTRKAQVKPTPTSEKKKESRELQKPIIATVQVPTESSHPCSAHGQLIDDICQCESGWDSVDCSQQACQCVNGDCLDDGSCQCWKGWRGSNCTDKKCAIGCEDRGKCASDGSCKCSSGWNGENCAIDGCPNQCSGKGECGMDRRSSEWSCRCQAGSTGVDCSVSVEMHCDDGLDNDSDGLIDCDDPECCSSSSCSSESVCSTAASPIEVLMRMPPIFNANFAQRVGFLIMEKSVQSYTDSSQFNENLISVIRGRVMWGGSPTGSDDLSTYSNKSTVPLVGVRVSDAAHPLYGFTLTREDGYFDLTVNGARSVTLQFLRTQFQSVKKSVFVSPRQIIHIDDIVLYRQSGGSPPAISMAPARAKCSPTLRRIPDVVLISNWQYTSDGIETDETSDSSRIVVDSRSIFESLPIQGTDVRLVYDSARSPAAPSTMLIGLLYDRVDKELRKVHINIRIAGRRFDRVLAPRTNLTYVFAWDKMNAYRQSESGLVPVTVRVGYEYQGCDRTSERVWQTRRSQMMGATARKMIGTMWTLDIHHHLDIVNNVVEMGNGGYRLITESEPRVSTFAGLDGVKRDVECLKCEGKVDSISLFRPTTVVYAQDGSLIIGDHNMIRRVSQDGQVSTILTLGLADTSHSYYIAVSPVDGTIAISLPLHKQVWRISSLEPQDSRNNYDVLAGDGTVCASAVDSCGDGALAQNAQLIFPKGISFDKMGNLYLADSRRIRVIDTTGHIRSIGETTPDQHPIRTCAQITKLVDLQMEWPTSLTIDPITGSVLVLDTNVVYEIDVVHDVVTIALGSPTTCDLANATSSASAKSLDHRRHLIQNARDITVGTDGAIYVVESDGRRLNQVRKLSSDRSTFSILTGGKSPCSCDVAACGCDDAVSLRDVAASQAHLSSPYAVCVSPSGDVIIADSGNSKIKKVSARMAKYDGRSRTYEVTDAERQEKYTFNRHGQHSSTVSLITGRTFFNFSYQVDSPISMISEIRAASGVVLRVLKRNDSLFDLETTLGQRTTLTMSAYDGTLEQVSKRDSATSRDATKLFYKKGLLTSRIDVATAVGFEYDEYGRAIGLKRDREYWRLGEETISMGSVNTEVLLNGQRFQQVRLGEGNLAVHSTNGATTRLISLRNEGYSLASPLGTSTLYDKSSSIPDSNGEPLISRRRTKVPAIGNPQRRELTTRWDWRHVARRGDDSDGSLGRRKVAEINGVNMFSMEYDVKSNQDTLRLGSTTDDAQALLFIDYTSSGRIRRISAPEDSQMAEMNITWDGAGRKSEVTWGSWKIRLTYDNSNRLTEHAIDGARVPIKMSYAGASRRPNEIQHDGAKWNIQYDNYDRIKEVISKSQEATSFSSIALGGDEWVLKRRTSLNSKPSLVRLSREGKVLESTTPDENHYWLERKDPITGRTTEILNDEETTVVTCWSPEGAPMCSRSRNLQENTTMQGHLVARKSVTIMTPTSSEPSITSSFTYEYDDMLRVTTIQPVIEQSVLESIQLSYDERRGHVAAINGFKWARDASTSRCQGHGLMYETSKANDHRQVVERKLIFGDARASIKIIRDKAGRASESHLEISSSGTQRNQKITRTFDAAGRVASVEQNDQEPVRIIWNSDARVEKINDRVVEWNRGGALKTFQDISYQVDSIGWVVKRDNTTVFGYDGKGRLVSARSSQLRINIFYDREDRVVQIQNSKDFIHFYYGYIDTPKLVSHFSKNGKISTLFYDDDSVPFAMQSDDGTRYALLTDETSTIKAIIGDSNVLRIIDRSVFGALLPSSSSSHPFLPIGYLGGIEISEISVSILNNGRPLDLYSERYMSISPEAVVRLELNEKFSNSIDLMALEIDRQPFRVENVPEDFETWFSLAGLSPNLLPSAHLGLPASSAIVHRLLSSFPRKLRPLTHLTTVLPTRLASDISLTSPTSETSWSIDDVGFSNLLILNEDATTGEVMVEMLSDLKSEEREVISKLFDGVKSLDFATWGLVPTRHLWRAPNSKLELSSTSFSHFTMAVNKDSVELRNGKSKIVVHFSENKAEIVKKIVEELKTRENIAVWRAERKRAEAGEKTWRQWSDRETRELTSKGSVSGYDIEMKPAHQSGLLASVHSWKFRKSE; via the exons aagGATTTTCAAACCATTTGCTCATCAAAACGACACCGCCACCACAACCTCACCCCAACTTCAACTCCTATGAAATGTCCATGTCACAAcag CGTCGTTCCCAGCAACACCAGCAGCCAATGGCTCCACCACTTTCAGATTGTTGGGGAAGTGGAGTTCATGATAGTGGTGTACTTCATAAGAATGCAGATGGAGCATATTATATTCCAAGCGGTTCAT TACGAACCACATCATCAACCCTCTCACCAGCATCTGGACAACGTTATTTGGacca ACCTCATACGTCTGGAGGAGCACCGAACCCAACGTATTCGGATGCATCTACCACTTTGCTGAAATACCCACTCGCAGCCGGAACTAATCAGAATAGAAG aaggcaGCAAGTTGGCACTATGAACAATGGTGATCCGGTGGCTGGTGGTCCCATGGCTTTatcgaaaaagaagaaaaagtttgaCGACGATAGCGACACGTGCTCCAGATGGCCATCCAAATGGAATATTTTGCTAGCCGCCGCGCTTCTTGTTGCACTTTTTGTTATTTGTATTTTgcttt tcCGTGCTCCAAACTACGTGTACACCCAACCTGCTCCCTCATCAGACGCCACATCATCAGCTGCCGCCGCCGCCAGTCGATATCAAGATCTTGGTCTTCGAGCCCTTCCGCCAGCAATTAGTCTTGGTGAAAGAGTCGAcgtggaattttttccaaagtctATGGCAACAAC AGAGCTCACCGTTACTAAGCCTTCACGGATCCGATTCAATGCAACAGTTGGATCAGGTGCTCAGCTGGTTCTTCTAATGAGTGCTGGAGTTCACCCCAGTCTGAGTCTCCATGATGCACTTTTTCCAATTCGTGCTGACAGGATTCGTGACTCAAAAAGCCCTACTCATATTGTAGAAGAATTTGGGTCACGAAGTCGACGTAGCCTCGGAGCTTCATCGTCTCGACATCGAAACATTGAAATTCTGTCCCCACGAAGTGCCACGTTTGAACAATTCGTTCTTGAAGGACGTCACTATCTGACATTTATCAACGAACGAAGCCGAGTTGAACCAATTTCATTCGTTGCCGAAGAACTTCAACGCCCAACAACTCCTCCGAAAACTTCCTCATCTGGAACCTCAGGAGCAAAAGAGCATCCATTAGCATCAGTTCTTGTATGTGAATCCAACTGTAATCAACGTGGAGAATGTGTTCATGGAAAGTGTCATTGTGCTCCTGGTTTCACGGGCCGAACTTGCGATGAAGCTGTATGTCCAGTCGTTTGCAGTGGAAATGGAGTCTTCTCTGGTGGAATTTGCGTTTGCAAGTCTGGATTCAAAGGAAAGGAATGTGAGATGCGGCACAATTGGTGTGAAGTAGCAGACTGTAATGGAAGGGGACGATGTGACACTGACGGAAGATGCCGTTGTAATCCTGGATGGACTGGTGAAGCTTGCGAGCTTCGTGCATGTCCACATGCATCGTGCCACGATCGAGGTGTTTGTGTGAATGGAACATGCTATTGTATGGATGGATGGAGAGGAAATGATTGTTCAGTTTTTGCTGATGCAATTGTACATGTCCCACAAGCACAGTCTCCACCGAGAAGAGGTCAAGAGCCAACGGAATCATCTAAAACTCGGAAGGCTCAAGTGAAACCGACTCCAACTTCtgagaagaagaaagaaagccgagagcttcaaaaaccaataattgCCACAGTTCAAGTTCCTACAGAATCAAGCCATCCGTGCTCAGCTCATGGTCAACTGATTGATGACATATGTCAGTGTGAGTCAGGTTGGGATTCGGTAGACTGTTCTCAACAAGCATGTCAATGTGTTAATGGAGACTGTCTTGATGATGGATCATGTCAATGTTGGAAAGGATGGAGAGGATCTAACTGCACAGATAAGAAATGTGCGATTGGATGTGAAGATCGTGGAAAATGTGCATCGGATGGATCATGTAAATGTTCTTCTGGTTGGAATGGAGAAAACTGCGCCATtg atggaTGTCCAAATCAGTGTTCCGGAAAAGGCGAATGTGGGATGGATCGTCGTTCTTCCGAATGGTCATGTCGTTGTCAAGCTGGATCTACTGGTGTTGACTGTTCCGTTTCCGTTGAAATGCATTGTGATGATGGACTTGATAACGACTCTGATGGTCTTATCGATTGTGATGATCCGGAATGTTGCTCATCGTCATCTTGCTCTTCTGAATCTGTATGTTCTACCGCAGCATCTCCCATCGAAGTTCTGATGCGGATGCCACCAATATTCAATGCAAACTTTGCTCAAAGAGTTGGATTTTTGATAATGGAAAAGTCAGTGCAAAGCTATACGGATTCATCTCAGTTCAATGAGAACTTGATTTCTGTGATTAGAGGACGTGTTATGTGGGGTGGATCTCCAACAGGTTCGGACGATCTTTCCACATATTCCAATAAATCTACAGTTCCACTTGTCGGAGTCCGTGTCTCGGATGCAGCTCATCCACTTTACGGATTCACCTTGACAAGAGAAGATGGATATTTTGATCTTACTGTCAATGGAGCACGAAGTGTCACTCTTCAATTTCTGCGAACACAATTCCAGTCTGTCAAGAAGAGCGTTTTTGTTTCTCCCCGTCAAATTATTCACATTGATGACATCGTGCTCTATCGTCAATCTGGAGGATCACCACCTGCAATATCAATGGCACCGGCACGCGCAAAATGCTCGCCAACGTTGAGAAGAATTCCAGATGTTGTATTGATTTCTAACTGGCAGTACACATCTGATGGAATTGAAACTGACGAAACCTCTGATTCTTCTCGAATTGTCGTTGATTCTAGATCAATCTTCGAGTCATTGCCAATTCAAGGAACTGATGTTCGACTTGTATATGATTCTGCAAGATCACCAGCTGCTCCATCAACAATGCTCATAGGATTATTGTATGATCGAGTCGACAAGGAGCTGCGCAAAGTTCATATCAATATTCGGATTGCCGGACGGCGGTTTGATAGAGTTCTGGCTCCGCGTACCAATCTCACTTATGTATTTGCCTGGGATAAAATGAATGCCTACCGTCAAAGCGAATCAGGATTAGTTCCAGTAACAGTTCGAGTTGGATATGAATACCAAGGATGTGATAGAACAAGTGAAAGGGTATGGCAAACAAGAAGAAGTCAAATGATGGGAGCAACTGCtagaaaaatgattggaaCAATGTGGACTCTTGATATACATCATCATTTGGATATTGTTAATA atgtCGTCGAGATGGGAAATGGTGGATACCGTTTAATCACTGAAAGTGAGCCACGTGTCTCAACATTTGCAGGACTTGATGGCGTGAAACGAGATGTGGAATGCTTGAAATGTGAAGGAAAAGTCGACTCAATTTCTCTCTTCCGCCCAACTACAGTAGTTTATGCTCAAGATGGAAGCCTAATTATTGGAGATCACAATATGATTAGAAGAGTTTCACAGGACGGTCAAGTCTCAACGATTCTAACATTGGGATTGGCAGATACTTCACATTCGTACTATATCGCGGTGTCACCGGTAGATGGTACAATTGCCATTTCACTGCCACTTCATAAACAAGTGTGGAGGATTTCTAGTCTTGAACCACAAGATTCTCGAAACAACTATGATGTACTGGCTGGAGACGGAACTGTTTGTGCTTCTGCAGTCGACTCGTGTGGTGATGGAGCACTTGCACAGAATGCCCAACTCATTTTCCCCAAGGGAATTTCTTTTGataaaatgggaaatttaTACT TGGCTGATAGTCGTCGCATTCGAGTCATCGACACTACCGGACATATCCGATCAATTGGAGAAACAACACCAGATCAGCATCCGATCAGAACTTGTGCTCAAATTACAAAACTTGTCGATCTTCAAATGGAATGGCCAACATCTCTGACAATTGACCCCATAACTGGATCTGTATTAGTTCTCGACACAAATGTTGTCTATGAAATTGACGTTGTGCATGATGTAGTTACAATTGCTCTTGGCTCACCGACCACTTGTGATCTTGCCAATGCAACTTCCTCGGCTTCAGCCAAATCACTTGATCATCGTCGTCACTTGATTCAGAATGCTCGTGACATCACTGTAGGAACGGATGGAGCTATTTATGTTGTTGAATCTGATGGAAGACGGCTAAATCAAGTTCGAAAACTCAGCTCCGATCGTTCTACATTCTCCATTCTCACCGGTGGAAAGAGCCCATGCTCTTGTGATGTGGCAGCTTGTGGATGTGACGATGCAGTTTCCCTCCGTGATGTTGCAGCATCTCAAGCTCATTTGAGCTCTCCTTACGCGGTCTGTGTTTCTCCTTCTGGTGACGTCATTATCGCTGATTCTGGAAACTCTAAAATTAAGAAAGTATCGGCCCGTATGGCAAAATACGATGGACGTTCTCGAACTTATGAAGTAACTGATGCTGAGCGTCAGGAAAAATACACATTCAACCGTCATGGACAACATTCTTCTACCGTATCTCTTATCACTGGACGCACCTTTTTCAACTTCAGCTATCAAGTTGACTCGCCAATATCTATGATTTCTGAGATCAGAGCAGCATCTGGAGTTGTTCTTCGTGTTCTGAAACGAAATGATTCACTCTTCGATTTGGAAACTACCCTCGGCCAAAGAACTACATTGACCATGTCAGCATATGATGGAACTTTGGAGCAAGTGTCCAAGAGAGATTCTGCAACTTCAAGAGACGCAACAAAACTGTTTTACAAGAAAGGATTGTTGACTTCGAGAATAGATGTAGCTACTGCAGTTGGATTTGAATATGATGAATATGGAAGAGCTATTGGTCTGAAACGTGATAGGGAATATTGGAGACTCGGAGAGGAAACG ATTTCTATGGGATCAGTGAACACTGAAGTACTTCTCAACGGACAACGCTTCCAACAAGTTCGGCTCGGTGAAGGAAATCTTGCAGTTCATTCCACAAATGGTGCAACTACTCGCCTAATTAGCCTGCGCAATGAAGGATACTCATTGGCATCACCACTTGGTACATCAACACTTTACGACAAAAGCTCAAGTATACCGGATAGTAACGGGGAGCCATTGATATCACGTCGAAGAACCAAAGTTCCTGCAATCGGAAACCCACAAAGAAGAGAACTGACAACTCGATGGGACTGGAGACACGTGGCTCGTCGTGGTGATGATTCGGATGGCAGTTTGGGAAGACGAAAAGTGGCGGAG ATTAACGGTGTGAACATGTTCTCAATGGAATATGATGTTAAATCGAACCAAGATACTCTTCGTCTTGGCTCAACAACTGATGATGCTCAAGCTCTTCTCTTTATCGACTACACTTCATCTGGACGCATTCGTCGCATTTCTGCCCCAGAAGATTCTCAAATGGCTGAGATGAATATCACTTGGGATGGAGCTGGAAGAAAATCTGAAGTTACTTGGGGATCTTGGAAGATTCGTCTTACTTATGACAATTCAAACCGTCTTACTGAGCATGCTATTGATGGAGCAAGAGTTCCAATTAAAATGAGCTATGCAGGAGCTTCCAGGAGACCGAATGAGATTCAACATGACGGAGCCAAATGGAACATTCAGTACGATAACTATGATAGAATCAAGGAAGTTATCAGTAAATCTCAAGAGGCTACATCATTCTCTTCAATTGCGCTTGGTGGGGATGAATGGGTCCTGAAACGAAGAACCTCGTTAAACTCCAAGCCATCACTTGTTAGATTGAGTAGAGAAGGGAAAGTTCTAGAGTCGACAACACCTGATGAAAATCATTATTGGCTTGAGAGAAAAGACCCTATTACTGGAAGAACTACTGAGATATTGAATGACGAAGAGACTACTGTAGTGACATGCTGGTCTCCAGAAGGTGCACCAATGTGTTCTCGGAGCAGGAACCTCCAAGAAAATACAACAATGCAAGGACACCTGGTTGCTAGGAAAAGCGTAACAATAATGACACCAACATCTTCAGAGCCTTCCATAACTTCATCGTTCACTTATGAATACGACGACATGCTGCGCGTTACCACAATTCAGCCAGTTATCGAACAATCCGTACTTGAATCTATTCAACTGTCTTACGATGAACGTCGCGGACATGTTGCAGCAATCAATGGATTCAAATGGGCGCGCGATGCATCGACTTCCCGTTGTCAAGGTCATGGATTAATGTACGAAACTTCCAAGGCAAATGATCATCGGCAGGTTGTTGAACGTAAGCTGATCTTCGGAGATGCGAGAgcttcaattaaaataatacgTGACAAAGCTGGAAGAGCTTCTGAATCTCATCTGGAGATATCTTCATCAGGAACTCAACGGAATCAGAAAATCACAAGAACTTTTGATGCTGCTGGACGTGTTGCAAGTGTCGAGCAGAATGATCAGGAACCGGTTCGAATTATTTGGAATTCAGATGCACGCGttgagaaaataaatgatAGAGTTGTGGAGTGGAATCGAGGAGGTGCTCTGAAAACCTTCCAGGATATATCTTACCAAGTCGATTCTATCGGATGGGTTGTAAAGCGAGATAATACCACAGTGTTTGGATACGATGGAAAAGGACGACTTGTTTCGGCTCGTTCCAGTCAGCTcagaatcaacattttttacgATAGAGAAGATCGAGttgttcaaattcaaaattcgaaagatTTTATTCACTTCTATTATGGATATATTGACACTCCAAAGTTGGTTTCTCATTTCTCAAAGAATGGAAAAATCTCAACATTATTTTACGACGACGATTCCGTTCCATTTGCAATGCAATCTGATGATGGAACTCGCTATGCATTGTTAACTGATGAAACTTCCACCATTAAAGCAATTATCGGAGACTCGAATGTTCTTCGAATCATTGATCGTTCAGTTTTCGGAGCTCTACTTCCTTCGTCATCGTCTTCGCACCCATTCCTTCCCATTGGATACCTCggtggaattgaaatttctgagatTTCTGTGTCAATTCTGAATAATGGAAGACCGTTGGATTTATACAGTGAACGTTACATGTCAATTTCTCCAGAAGCAGTAGTTCGACTTGAGCTTAAcgaaaagttttcgaattcTATTGATTTGATGGCATTGGAAATTGACAGACAACCATTCCGCGTTGAGAATGTTCCAGAAG atttcgaaACATGGTTTTCACTTGCCGGACTATCGCCAAATCTTCTCCCATCAGCTCATCTTGGCCTTCCAGCATCATCCGCTATTGTTCACAGACTTTTGTCTTCTTTCCCTCggaagctccgcccacttacTCACTTGACTACCGTACTTCCAACACGATTAGCCTCAGACATATCCCTGACATCTCCAACTTCTGAAACTTCATGGTCAATTGATGACGTTGGTTTCtcaaatttgttaattttgaacGAAGATGCTACAACTGGAGAGGTTATGGTTGAAATGCTATCTGATTTGAAATCTGAAGAACGCGAAGTCATTTCAAAACTGTTTGATGGAGTCAAATCTCTTGATTTTGCCACGTGGGGTCTGGTACCAACGCGTCATTTGTGGAGAGCTCCGAACTCGAAGCTAGAGCTCAGCTCGACCTCATTCTCACATTTTACAATGGCCGTGAACAAGGACAGTGTGGAGTTGAGAAACGGAAAATCGAAGATTGTTGTCCacttttcggaaaataaaGCTGAAATTGTTAAGAAAATTGTGGAAGAGCTGAAGACACGCGAGAACATTGCCGTTTGGCGTGCCGAACGGAAGAGAGCTGAAGCTGGAGAGAAAACGTGGAGACAATGGAGTGATCGTGAGACACG cgaactAACTTCGAAAGGTTCTGTCTCTGGATACGATATTGAGATGAAGCCTGCCCACCAATCCGGACTCCTCGCTAGTGTACATTCATGGAAGTTCCGAAAATCTGaatag